GTATTCAATGAATACGGCCAAATTAAAATCGATAATGCCGCGGGGGATTTAGTTGTGAAAGCTTCATATTCTCCGGTCGAACTTTCCAATATTGAAGGGTCTGTTTCGATTGAAACCAGATATGCGAACATTGCCGGGAAAAACATTAATATTTCCGATAGTCCCGGATTATTCACGACATCGCACGGATCTATTACTCTTAATAATATAAAAGGTCCTATAGAGGTTAACACCAGCCAGAATTTTATCAAGGTTAGCGATATTGATGCAGGCGATGGAAGTATAGTATTAAGCACGAGCTATGGCTTGATTAAGGCTGTTAATGTGTCCGGCGAGCTTGTTTGCGAAACTAATTATGATTCTGTTGAACTCGAAAATATTCATTTAACGCACGGTATGAATAAAATAGAAACAAAATATGCTCCGATTATTATCTCTTTGGATACCATCGATGAATCACAGCTTTTGATTAATAATGCTTATAGCTCGATAGATGTTATGCTTGCATCGGATATTTCCGCTAAACTGATGCTGACCGTTGATGAGGGCGGCAAAATTCATACTCAAGGTTTTCCAATTAAACCATTAGCAGTTGATAAAAACCGGCTGGTAGGTATAATTGGCAATGGTCTTTCTAAAATGGAAATAAATATTGATGGCATCGGCGAGATTAATATTAGGGGACGTTGACCTGTAATAATCACTGCTTCATCTGATAAAACAGCGTTTTCTGTATATAAGGTATTACTTCGGATTTTTATTGATTAAGGCAGACGCCGCCGGCAATAAATTGGTTCTGTTTATGAAATATTTTGGTTATTGGATGATGATCTGGTAATGCAGGAATTAATTAATACAAAATTATCGATGAACTATTTTCATCTGCTTGATTAAATAATGCAATTTTTGTTTAAAATCAGCAGCATTCAGATTTTCAAGATTTTTGCATACTTTCAGGGCGGCTTCTATCTCACCCATTTTCAGAAAAATCAGTCCCATGGCATAATGTACTGCGGAATTTTCAGGCTCAATGCGTAAGGATGTTTCATATGATTTCACCGCATCTTTGAGGCGATCAACATTTTCATAGGCAAACCCTAATTCGAAATGAGCAAGAGCATGATTCGGCTTCAGGTAAATAGCTTCCTTGAGAGGCTTAATTGCATCATTAAACTTGCCAAGCACATTGTATGTTGACCCCAAGCTGTAATGAGCGTAGACATACTTAGGATCAAGCTCTATTGCTTTTAGGAATTGCTCTATTGCCTTCTTTGGCTTGTTTAGCGCAGTGGATAACAGAACTCCCAAGCTGTAATAAGCATGAGCATGATCAGGATCAAGCCTAATAGATTCGTTTAATGAATCCAAGGCTTCGTTATACATTTCAATATCTATGTAAGTCATTCCAAGTTTATAATGAGTATCGGCATCATCAGGATTATGCTCTATTGATTCCTTAAATGCATCCACAGCCTCTAAAGGAAGGCCGAGTTCATTGTATTTTATACCCTGTTCATATAAATCGTCAGCTTTACTCATAATCTATATTCCTTCCCTATTGCTTGAATTTCATCATAATTATAATCTCACAATGAATACAAATGTTAACACATTTATTAGTGTATTATATCCGCTCAATTTTTCAGACATAGTATTGTCATTACCGAGCAATTTCGACATCTATAAAAACCATATCATATATTAAAAATCGGGCATATAGGCTTATTACTTTAATTGATTTTTATTTCAGTTTTTCAGAAAGTAATATATATTTCTGCAGATAATAGTATTTAGTTGAACCAATTATATTTACGGCTCTAAATCCGACTTCCGCTCCCGACAAATCTCAGGGTTTTCCCTAAGGTTTTCGTTGCAATCGGTATATTTTAGTTAATATCAACAAGTTATCTTTAAAATAAGGTGGGGATTCCTTGATAAATTTATCTTGACAAAATATTTAAAGACTGTTATTATTAGAAGTGTTAAAGAGTGTTTATATTTAAAGAAGCGAAATAGTACGCTTCAGAAATTGGCGGCAATATTAATAGGAGGTATGTAAACCTAATAAACATTCTTAACGGTTTTTTTTTATTACTCTCATGCGAAAATGTTTTCCGTTTTTTAGTAGGTATGAATTGCTGTTTTGCTTCTACCTTCATAGGAAGCATTATTCTAAAGAGATCACGTTAAATTAAATGAGGTAGGAATGCCTAGCAGCAATCTTT
The DNA window shown above is from Candidatus Zixiibacteriota bacterium and carries:
- a CDS encoding tetratricopeptide repeat protein; translated protein: MSKADDLYEQGIKYNELGLPLEAVDAFKESIEHNPDDADTHYKLGMTYIDIEMYNEALDSLNESIRLDPDHAHAYYSLGVLLSTALNKPKKAIEQFLKAIELDPKYVYAHYSLGSTYNVLGKFNDAIKPLKEAIYLKPNHALAHFELGFAYENVDRLKDAVKSYETSLRIEPENSAVHYAMGLIFLKMGEIEAALKVCKNLENLNAADFKQKLHYLIKQMKIVHR